A window of Choristoneura fumiferana chromosome 8, NRCan_CFum_1, whole genome shotgun sequence contains these coding sequences:
- the LOC141430599 gene encoding uncharacterized protein, protein MEENAKERKRKNKKNKTKNNLVDVSKKDMAQDIDEEQEVDLSTKEELPHNQVNFEDDSDTEEQPKRKKKKKQPIPTESDSKKGKKSKRQIKKEKFIQRQAEAQAASKDQLKTQCLTYLSQWKHDKQNWKFMKVKQVWLFKNKFNPALVPDASWPQLLEYFDSAQGNIRNMLLDDANKIIKQLDEWSESQNKETNDTEEEVEVSRPDDNVYKRARDLIQCLQE, encoded by the coding sequence ATGGAAGAAAATGCAAAAGAAAGGaagcgaaaaaataaaaaaaataaaacaaaaaacaatttagtTGATGTCAGTAAGAAGGATATGGCACAGGATATAGATGAAGAACAGGAAGTAGATCTGTCCACAAAAGAAGAGCTACCACACAACCAAGTCAACTTCGAGGATGACTCTGACACCGAAGAACAAcctaagagaaaaaaaaagaaaaagcagCCAATTCCCACAGAGAGTGATTCCAAAAAAGGAAAGAAATCCAagcggcaaataaaaaaagagaagTTTATTCAACGCCAAGCAGAAGCCCAAGCCGCATCCAAGGACCAGCTCAAAACACAGTGCCTTACTTACCTTTCACAGTGGAAACATGATAAACAAAATTGGAAATTCATGAAAGTTAAACAAGTTTggcttttcaaaaataaattcaacccTGCATTGGTGCCAGATGCGTCATGGCCCCAGCTATTAGAATATTTTGACTCAGCCCAAGGAAATATTCGGAACATGTTGTTAGATGatgcaaacaaaataattaagcaACTGGATGAATGGTCAGAATCACAGAACAAGGAAACTAATGATACTGAAGAAGAAGTAGAAGTTAGCAGACCTGATGACAATGTTTACAAAAGAGCTAGAGATTTAATACAATGTTTACaggaataa
- the LOC141430600 gene encoding thioredoxin, mitochondrial — MIANKVTNLFRTALTSTSSNIARSFSVTTARGDIVKIQSTDDFKDKVINSKVPVVVDFFATWCNPCRLLTPRLESIISENKGKVLLAKVDIDEQTDLALDYEVSSVPVLVAIKDGKVHQRLVGLQDTDKLRKWIEDFTADDKKKKEVDV, encoded by the exons ATGATTGCCAATAAGGTTACTAATTTATTTCGTACTGCTTTGACTAGCACAAGCTCTAATATTGCCAGAAGTTTTTCTGTCACAACTGCTAGGGGCGATATTGTGAAAATACAAAGTACCGACGATTTTAAAGACAAAGTTATCAACAGCAAAGTCCCGGTTGTCGTAGATTTCTTCGCGAC TTGGTGTAATCCGTGCAGGCTACTAACCCCACGTCTTGAGTCAATAATATCAGAGAACAAAGGCAAGGTCTTGCTGGCCAAGGTGGATATTGATGAACAGACAGACCTGGCACTGGACTATGAAGTAAGCTCCGTTCCAGTACTGGTGGCAATTAAGGATGGAAAAGTGCACCAGCGCTTAGTAGGCCTGCAGGATACTGACAAGCTTCGCAAATGGATTGAAGATTTCACTGCAGATGACAAAAAGAAAAAGGAAGTTGATGTTTAA